In Effusibacillus pohliae DSM 22757, the DNA window AAAACCATTGAAAATCCGGACCATCCGGTTTCAATGGTTTTCTTGTTCCTGAGCAAGCACTTGGTTATACACATCCCGTTTCGGCACACCACGATCTTTCGCCGCCTGTTTGACCGCCTCTTTTTTGCTCATGCCTTGCATGACCAACCGCTCGACATGCGCCGCCGCCGTCAGGTTTGCCCACCAAACCTCATCCGGTCCGTCCGCTGCTGCTTCACCGGCTCCGGCAACGACCAGCACATATTCTCCTTTTGCCGGTTCTGTCTGCAGAAGTTCCGCCAGCTCCGACAATGTACCGCGGGCGAATTCCTCATACCTTTTCGTCAGCTCGCGGGCTACCGTCACTTGCCGATCGCCGAGCACGTCCAACAAGTCGTTCACCGTTTCCCGCAACCGGTGAGGGGCTTCATAGAATACCAGCGTTTCCCGCTGCCGGTTCCACCGCTCCAGTTCCCGTTTGCGGTCTTTGCTCACCCGCGGCAAAAACCCGACAAACGAAAATTGCCCGGTCGGCAACCCGGAAGCCACCAATGCGGCAATCCCCGCACAGGCCCCCGGAATCGGCACCACCCTATATCCTCGCACCACGGCGGCCCGTACGATGTCCTCCCCCGGATCCGAGATGCCGGGCGTTCCGGCGTCCGATACGAGCGACACAGCCAGACCCTGCTCAAGCATCGCCAAGATTTCCGCTGCCGCCCGCTGCTTATTATACTCATGATAAGAGATCAGTCGCGGGCCCTCGATGTGAAAATAGGACATCAACTTGCGCGTTTGCCGGGTGTCCTCAGCGGCAATCACAGCCGATTGCCGCAGCACCTCGACGGCACGAAAGGTCATGTCCTGCAGGTTGCCGATCGGTGTCGCAACCAGGAACAACGTGCCTGCTTTCGTTTCTTCTCGGTAACTAAAGATCCTCTTCATCGCTCCGCCTCCCGCCGTTGTAGAGTGCTTCGATTTCCGGCGTCCAGTTGCCGTCCGGCCCATAGATGATCAAAGGCGGATCGATCCGCAAATCAGGTTTTCCGTTTTTGATCGCTTCCACCAGCACGATGTTCGGCCTTTGCTGCAGCCGCGGATGCACCAGGCGCAGCCGCTTCGGTTCCAATCGGGCGCACCGCAGTTCGTGCAGCAAATCGGCCAGCCGGTCCGGCCGATGGACAAACGCCGTTTTGCCGCCCGATTTGACCATCTTCGCCGCCGCTTGTACCGCATCGCGCAACGTGCATGTCACTTCATGCCGGGCGATCCGCACCGATTCGTTTGCATTCGGATCCCCTTGTCCTACTGGCCGGTACGGCGGATTGCAGGTAACGAGATCGAATTCTTCATAGCCGAACAGGGAAGCGGCGTCCCGCAAATCACCCTGGACGATTTCGATCAAATGCTGCAACCCGTTGCCTTCGACGCTCCGCCGTGCCATGTCCGCCAGCCGTTCCTGCAGTTCCAGCCCGACGATCCGTTTCAGCGGGCGGCGGGTCCGGGTGGTCAACAGAATCGGGATCACACCGTTTCCTGTTCCCAGATCCAACACGGAATCATTCGGGCGAACCGTCGCAAAATGGGCGAGCAGCACCGCGTCCATCGAAAACGCAAACACTTCATCGCTCTGGATCAAACAAAGTCCCTTCGTCATCAGATCATCCAGCCGTTCGCCCGGCTTAAGCCGAAATGCCACGTGATTCCCTCCGCATCTGTCGTACCTCCCACCGCAGCACCAGTCCAAAAGCGAACGCTCCCAACAGCCGGATCGTCCCCGACACAAAAAACGCCGTGTTCATCGTCGCCGCTTTGTAGATCGCCACACCGGCGATCGGCGCGAAGATGCCCGATACGCCAACCGCCACCGCGTGGATCGCGAGATAAAAAGCCCGGTGGTCAGGCGGGGCGAGATCCAGTTGGCGATTGAACAGGGTTTGCACAAACCCCGCGACAAACAAGCCGATCAAAAAATTGATCGCCACCACCGCCCAGGCGTTGCTGGTGAACATGTACAGGAACGGATTCAAGGCCATGCCGATCCCGGTAACGACCAACACTTTTCCGTTCCCCCAACGCTCCGCCAGCCGTCCCCAGCGGCCGAACGCCAGCATTTGCGTCAGGCTGTTCACCACCGTAACGATCGACAGCCACAGCGCGTTCATGTTCACATACCGCTCATCCACCTGATAGATGTTAAACAACGGCCACGCCATCTGCCATCCGAAATGAAACAAAACGGACGCCGCCAGAAAATAGAGGAATTTTTTCTCCTCCGCCAGGCCGCGCATTACATCGGCGAACCCTTTCTCCCGCTGTGGCACGTCAGCCGTTGACTGGCAGTCCGGTTCCCGCAACCGGTACAAATAAAATACCTCAAGCAGCCCGGCCGCAAACGCCAACAGAAAAAAAACCTGATACGGCCAGGCCGGATTGTTGGAAAATCGGCTGATCACAACCCCGCTCACGATCGTCGCCAACATGCCCACACCTGTGGTGATCCGGTTGCGATAGGCAAACACGCGCGCCCTTTCCAACCGCGGAATCAACCGGCCTATGAACGCCTGCCAGTAGAGATTCCCAACCGAAACGGGAAAATTCATCAACGCCACCAGGATGACCAGCCAAAACGCGTGACCGGTGACGGGGAAGAACGGGAGCAAAGCAATCAGCAGAAGAAAAAACCGGGCGGTCAGCAACGTGACACCGGTGATCCGCTGCTTCCGTTCCAGCCGGTCCAAAAAAAGAGCGCCCGGGATCAGCGCCAGAATGCCGGTCACCTCGGGTAGCGACGACAACCAGGCCACCTGTTGCTCGGACGCGTGCAGCACTTTAATCGCAAAAATCGGGATAAACGGATTGTACAGATTCAGCGACAGGACCCCGAAGATCCCCTGCAGATTCGAATACTTGATGTTAT includes these proteins:
- a CDS encoding tRNA1(Val) (adenine(37)-N6)-methyltransferase is translated as MAFRLKPGERLDDLMTKGLCLIQSDEVFAFSMDAVLLAHFATVRPNDSVLDLGTGNGVIPILLTTRTRRPLKRIVGLELQERLADMARRSVEGNGLQHLIEIVQGDLRDAASLFGYEEFDLVTCNPPYRPVGQGDPNANESVRIARHEVTCTLRDAVQAAAKMVKSGGKTAFVHRPDRLADLLHELRCARLEPKRLRLVHPRLQQRPNIVLVEAIKNGKPDLRIDPPLIIYGPDGNWTPEIEALYNGGRRSDEEDL
- the rsmI gene encoding 16S rRNA (cytidine(1402)-2'-O)-methyltransferase, translating into MKRIFSYREETKAGTLFLVATPIGNLQDMTFRAVEVLRQSAVIAAEDTRQTRKLMSYFHIEGPRLISYHEYNKQRAAAEILAMLEQGLAVSLVSDAGTPGISDPGEDIVRAAVVRGYRVVPIPGACAGIAALVASGLPTGQFSFVGFLPRVSKDRKRELERWNRQRETLVFYEAPHRLRETVNDLLDVLGDRQVTVARELTKRYEEFARGTLSELAELLQTEPAKGEYVLVVAGAGEAAADGPDEVWWANLTAAAHVERLVMQGMSKKEAVKQAAKDRGVPKRDVYNQVLAQEQENH
- a CDS encoding MFS transporter, which produces MDAAYRHLRHNIKYSNLQGIFGVLSLNLYNPFIPIFAIKVLHASEQQVAWLSSLPEVTGILALIPGALFLDRLERKQRITGVTLLTARFFLLLIALLPFFPVTGHAFWLVILVALMNFPVSVGNLYWQAFIGRLIPRLERARVFAYRNRITTGVGMLATIVSGVVISRFSNNPAWPYQVFFLLAFAAGLLEVFYLYRLREPDCQSTADVPQREKGFADVMRGLAEEKKFLYFLAASVLFHFGWQMAWPLFNIYQVDERYVNMNALWLSIVTVVNSLTQMLAFGRWGRLAERWGNGKVLVVTGIGMALNPFLYMFTSNAWAVVAINFLIGLFVAGFVQTLFNRQLDLAPPDHRAFYLAIHAVAVGVSGIFAPIAGVAIYKAATMNTAFFVSGTIRLLGAFAFGLVLRWEVRQMRRESRGISA